The region GCAACCCTTCGAGATTGAACTGCTGACGTTCCTGGGTGCTGAAGGCGCTACCCTTGTTTAACAGTGGGGCTTCCAACAGAGCCGGACCCGCGAACGGAAGATAAATGGGGCGTTTTTTCACATGACACCTGCAGCGATGAACAAAGACGCAAATGTTAACACAGACCTGGATACTGAACAGATGACCAACGATACAACGGCAACCGCACGCTATCTTAAGGTTCTGGTGACCGGATCCCTGATGGTCACCCTGACCGCATGCCAGGGAGGGTCCGCAAGCGACGAACAACAGGCTCAGCCTTTGCCGGAAAACCTGACGACTTGCCCGACAGAACGGCCCGAGGTCTGTACCCAGCAATACGACCCGGTGTGCGGATATTTCCGGCTCGCTCCCAGAGATGACGGGGTGACGTCAAGCAGGGAGTGGGCAACTGAAGCGGCGACCGGTGCCGGCCAGATGCGGACCTTTGGCAACGCCTGCAGTGCGTGCATGGAAGAGAGTGTCATTGGTTTTGTACGTGGAGAGTGCCGCTCGCCTTCGTCGGAGTGACTCAACGATCGACCGTGCTGTCGGCAAGCACGTTTTCGATGACGCGCACCATATTGTCATTGGCACTTTTTTGAGCGCGGGCGCAGGCGGTTATGAGCGCACTGGTCTTCCATCGGGCGAAAAAACCCTGCACTCCGAATACGTGCATCTGGGCGGATACCTGGGTTCCCTCCTGACAACTCGAGCACGCCAGGGTGACCCGCGCCCGATCCCAGGGCATCGGCCCCTCACGGGCAGACAGAGGGGCATCATCATCGACCCTGGTGTATTGGTAGTCGTACACCAACCGCTCTGGTGCGCAGACCTCGACAAGCTCAAGCCGGGTCCGATAGGCATAGGCCGACTCCGGCACACTGATCCAGTAGACCTTGCCCGGCTCGGTGGGCGTTTCGTCCGCCGAAAGATGCGCACCATAAAACTCGGGTAACCGCATCAAGTACCGCTGGAAATCGCTGAGGCAGGTGAACACCTCGGTCTGCGGTCGTCGGATCAGATAGCGGGTATCAAAAAAAAGCATCGCCGTACCGCCGCGTTCAAGGCTGCCGTATCGCACGCAGAAGTTCGGTGCCTTCGGCATCTTTCAGAACCAGGGTATCCGGCTCACTCAGCTGCACAGCGGTCGCCTGGGGCAACAGTTGGAACATCTGCTCCTCCTGCACCATCACCGTCGCCGCGCAGGCCATCCGGGTGCTACCCAGAGATGAATCGATACGCAAACCCGAAGCGTCATAGTGATAGACGCCAAAGAACCGGTTGCAGCCACCGTTACCCGTCAGTCGTGGCGGCTCGGAAAACTCGAGAAAGGCATGGCTGGCCGCATCCAGCCCGTCGCCTCCCAGAGACACCACCTGCCAGGTACCCTGGAAGTCCGCCAATGCCGGCACGGGCCGGCCCTGACCGGCGGCATGAAACGACTGGCAGGCACTGAGCGATGACAGCGCCAACGTCGCCAACATCAGCGCCTGGATCAATCGCATTGCCCGGCACATCAGCGGCGGAACCCCGGGGGCAACTGACCACCACCGGCTCCGGGCATACCGCCCCCACCGCCCATCATGCCGCCCATGCCACGCATCATCTTGCTCATCCCGCCGCCTTTCATTTTTTTCATCATTTTGGACATCTGCTTGTACTGCTTAAGCAGGCGGTTCAGGTCCTGAATCTGGGTGCCCGAGCCCATGGTGATCCGACGCTTGCGAGAACCGTTGAGCAGGTCCGGATTGCGCCGTTCAAAGGGCGTCATGGAGTCAATGATGGTTTCCATGACTTTGAACTGGGCGGTCAGGTTGTTCTGTTGGGCCAGCTGCGCCATATTGCCCATTCCGGGCAGCTTTTCCATCATGGAGCCCAACCCCCCCATGCTCTGCATCTGCTGAAGCTGATCCCGTAAGTCTTCCAGGTCAAAGCGCTGTCCCTTCTTGACCTTTTTGACCAGCTTGTCGGCCTTGTCCTTATCGATTTTCTGCTCGGCCTGCTCGATCAACGACATCAAGTCGCCCATGCCGAGAATCCGGGACGCGATACGGTCCGGGTGGAACGGCTCAAGCGCGTCCACTTTTTCACCCGTACCCAGAAACTTGATCGGTTTGCCGGTCACCTGACGGACCGACAACGCGGCGCCACCGCGAGCATCACCGTCTGCCTTGGTCAGAACCACACCGGTCAACGGCAACGCCTCATTGAATGCCTTGGCCGTATTGACGGCGTCCTGACCGATCATGGCATCGATGACGAACAGCGTTTCGGCCGGGTTGACCGCCTTGTGCAGCGCCTGAATTTCTTCCATCAGGACATCGTCAATGTGCAACCGACCGGCGGTATCGACGATCACCACATCGGCAAACTGCTTGCGAGCGTGGGCGATGGCCGCGTCCGCGATAGCCACTGGCTTCTGTTCGGCCGAGGATGGGAAAAAGTCCACACCCACCTCTTCGGCCAGGGTTTCCAGTTGCTTGATGGCGGCGGGACGATAGACGTCGGCACTGACCACCAGCACTTTTTTCTTTTCCCGCTCTTTGAGGTAGCGGGCCAGCTTGGCCACCGAGGTGGTCTTACCGGCACCCTGCAGACCTGCCATGAGAATGACGGCGGGCGGTTTGACAGCCAGATCCAGGGACTCGTTGGCCGCCCCCATTACCGACACCAGCTCCTCCTGAACGATTTTCAGGAACTGTTCGCCGGGATTGAGCGCCTTGCTGATCTGCTGTCCCAGTGCCTTGCTGCGAACCTGGGCGACAAACGTCTTCACAACCGGCAGCGCAACATCCGCCTCCAACAGCGCTTTGCGTACCTCCCGCAGGGTGTCTTTGATGTTGTCTTCGGTCAGCCGGGCCTTGCCGGTGACCCGGCGCAGGCTTTCGGATAAGCGATCACTCAGCGTATTGAACATGGTTACTCTCGACAGCAGATCAATGATGGGCGCGATTATACCCCCAAAGGTGGGGCCCGGGTCCAGCCAGCGGAACCGACGAGGCCCACCCTCCGGCCGACGGGAGAATGAGAAGCCTTCCGCTTCTCTTTGCCGGCACCTTGTGACACACTGCTACCCACCGGAATCCATTGGACATCAACGCGCATTCGAGGACGTTCCACGACTATGACCACCCTGCTCCTCAACAGCCTGGCTGCGGCAATGTACCTGATCACCGGAGCCTATCTGATCTGGGCTCTGCGTCAGGGCCGGGAGCCCCACCGCCGCAATCTGCTTATTGCGGTCGCCGCCGCTCTGGTGGTCCACGGTATCGGTGTGCACCAGTTGGTCGCACTCCCCCGGGCCATTGAGCTCGGGTTTTTCCGGGTTTCTTCCCTGCTGTTCTGGGTGATCAACGCTGTGGTGCTGCTGAGCAGCCTGCGCAAACCCCTGCACAACCTGTTCATCCTGCTCTTACCTCTGTCGGCAGTGGGGGTCATTGCCTCGCTGTTGGGCCGAGGCGCTTCGGGGCATCCGCTGGTGCTTGATTACGCCCTCGCCAGCCACGTGTTGTTGTCGATTCTGGCTTACAGCCTGCTGACCATTGCCACCCTGCAGGCGCTCCTGCTCGCCTGGCAGAATCACCAACTGAAGCACCGTCACCCCAGCGGGCGGGTCCGTCTGCTACCCCCGCTGCAGACCATGGAAGCCCTACTATTCGAGCTGCTGTGGGCCGGTCACCTGATGCTGACCTTGTCGATCATTTCCGGCTTCCTGTTTCTCGACGACCTGTTCGCCCAGCACCTGGCCCATAAAACGGTTTTTTCGCTGGCGGCCTGGGTGATCTACAGTGTGCTTCTCGGGGGCCGTCACTATCTTGGCTGGCGGGGCTATACCGCCATTCGCTGGACGCTGGGCGGCTTTCTGTTACTGATGCTCGCCTATTTCGGTAGCAAGCTGGTATTGGAGCTGATTCTCGGAGCCGCCTGACTATTGATTCGAGGGGGATTCTCCTTCAAGATACCCGGCCTCGCAGCAGAATGGGCATAAACCGCCTTGAACGAAGCACCGCTAGAAATACTGTTCGCCGCGCTCATCGGACTGTTAGTCCTCTCCGCGTTCTTCTCCAGCTCGGAAACCGGGATGATGTCCATCAACCGGTACCGACTGAAGCACCTGACCAAGAAGGGCGACCATCGCGCCATTCGCGTCACCGGCTTACTGAAAACACCGGACAAGCTCATCGGGCTGATCCTGATCGGGAACAATCTGGTCAACATTTTTGCGGCCTCCATTGCCACCGTGATCGGCGTTCGGCTATACGGCGATGCGGGCATCGCCGCCGCGGGCCTGATTTTGACCTTTGTCATGCTGGTATTCGCGGAAGTCACTCCGAAGACCCTTGCTGCCCTGTACCCTGAACGCTTCGCTTTTTTTTCCAGCTGGTTTCTCAAACCACTCTCCATCATTCTCGCGCCGGCCGTTTATCTGGTGAACGGAATTTCCAAGAGTATTTCCCGGCTGTTCGGTCTCCATAAAGCGCACAGTGGCGTCGAGCACCTCAACCCTGAGGAGCTCCGAACCGTCGTTGACGAGGCCGGAGACCTGATTCCCGATCAGCATCAGGGCATGCTCCTGAATATTCTCGACCTGGAGAAGTCGACGGTCGAGGACATCATGATTCCGCGCAACGAGGTGGAGGGACTGGACCTGACCCTTCCGGTAACGGACTTGCTGGAACAGATTCGCACCAGTGAATATACCCGACTGCCGCTGTTTGAAGGTGACATCAATAACGTGGTCGGTATTCTGCACCTGCGCAATGCGGCCCGCTTCATTCGTGGTACGGACGACAGCGTCACTCTCGATGATATTCGCCGGTTCGCAAACGAACCCTACTTCGTCCCGGAAGCGACTCCGCTGCATACCCAATTACTGAATTTCCAGCAGCAAAAATGCCGTATGGCCCTGGTGGTTGATGAATACGGGGAGGTGCAGGGACTGGTGACACTGGAGGACCTTCTGGAGGAAATCGTCGGTGACTTCACCACCAACTCCGCCGAAGAATCCGACGAGGACATTCAACCCCAGGATGATGGCACCTATCTGATTGACGGCGGCACCTTCATACGGGATATCAACCGCGCTCTGGATTGGGACTTACCGCAGGACGGGCCCAAGACGCTGAACGGTCTGGCGATGGAATACCTTGAAAGTATTCCGGATGCGCATATCGGCTTTGCGATTGACGGTTACCAGTTTGAGACCCGGGAGCTGACGGATAAAATGATTTCCTGGCTTCGGGTCAAGCGCGTCCCCGCCGGCAACTGACGGCGCGCTAGCGCTGGTGGCGTCGCTCCCGCCAGCGGCGTACCCGGAACAACACAAATCCCAGGACGGCGGCTGACAGTATCAGACCGATCAACAGGAGGGCGGCCACCCACAGCGTGTTCGCCAGGTCCTGCCAGCGCACCCCCCAACCATACACCGCCAACGCCAGGAACGCGGCGCAGGCGAGAAGGCTGACCCATAGGGTGCGGTACCGACGGTAGGTGGCTCGAAAAGACTTCATAGGTTACCTCTGTTGGCGCTTCATTCCTGACGCTGAGACAAGACTTATTCCCGGCGCCATTGGGTTCCGGTGGGTGAGTCCAGAAGCACCACGCCCTGCGCCTGAAGCTGATCACGAATTTCATCAGCCCGGGCAAAGTTCTTCGCCTTCTTGGCGTCAGCACGCTCGGCAATCAACGCCTCAACCTGCTCGACACTGATTGCATCGGCACCGCCGGCCTGTAGAAACCGGTCGGGCTGATCTTGCAGCAGCCCCAAAATACCTCCCAACGCTTTCAGCTCGGCCGCCATTGCCCGAGCCGTTTCGGTATCCGACTCACTGTTCAGGTCGCGAACCAGATCGTACATGACTGCCAGTGCAAGCCGGGTGTTGAAGTCATCGTTCATTGCCGAGACAAAATCACGATAATAGCGACTGTCCTGCAGTTCACTCATTGAAGCGGGCTCGACGTCGGCATATTCACGAAGCGCACCATAGAACCGCTCCAGCCCGGTACGCGCTTCGATCAGGCTATCCTCGGAATAATTGATCGGACTGCGATAGTGACTGCCAATCAGCAGGTAGCGGACCACTTCCGGGTGATACTTCACAAGCACATCGCGAATGGTGAAGAAGTTGCCCAACGATTTGGACATTTTTTCACCGTCTACACGCAACGCGCCAGCGTGAATCCAGTAATTCACGTAATGGCAGCCGTTGGCCGCCTCACTCTGGGCAATTTCATTCTCGTGATGCGGAAACGGCAGATCGGGGCCGCCGCCGTGAATATCGAAATGTTCGCCCAGGCAGTGTTTACTCATGGCCGAGCACTCGATATGCCAACCCGGACGGCCTCGCCCCCAAGGCGAATCCCAGCCGGCCTCATCGGCCTCAGCATGTTTCCACAGGGCAAAATCACGCGGGTCTTCTTTGGCTTCATCCACATCAATGCGGGCACCGGCGAGCAGCTCGTCGGGATTCTTGTTGCTCAGACGCCCATAATCCTTGAATCGACTCACCCGATAATAGACATCACCGTTACTCGCCACATAAGCAAAATCCTTGTCAATCAGAGTCTTCACCATGGCGAGAATATCGTCGATATGAGCGGTTGCCCGCGGCTCGAAATCGGGAGGAACAATACCCAGTTTTGCCTCATCTTCGTGAGCCGCATCAATGAACCGGGCGGTCAGACTCTGATAGGGCTCACCGTTCTCCTCCGCCCGCCGTAAAATCTTGTCATCGATATCGGTCAGGTTTCGCACGTAGGTCAGCTCCCAGCCCTGACTGCGCAAAAAGCGAGCGATGACATCAAACACCACCAGCACCCGCGCGTGCCCCAGATGGCAGTAGTCATACACCGTCACCCCACAGACATACATGGAAATCCTGCCCGGCCGTATGGGTTGAAAGGCTTCTTTCTGTCGCGTCAGAGTGTTGTACAGGTGCAGAGTCATAGTGAATTACTGTTGATCCATTTTGGCCCAGGTATCACGCAACTCAATGGTGCGATTGAACACGGGCTTGTCGATAGTGGAGTACTTGCTGTCCAGGCAGAAATAACCGGAACGTTCAAACTGAAAATGATTACCCACCTTGGCACCCGCCAGACTGATTTCCGCCTTGCAGTTATCCAGAATTTTCAGGCTGTCCGGGTTGATGGCCTGCAGAAAGTCTTTACCGCCCGAGTCCGGTGACGGATCACTGAACAGACGGTCGTACAGGCGCACCTCACAGTTGAGATGGTGGGTTGCCGACACCCAATGAATAACGCCCTTGGGTTTGACACCATCGGCCGGGTCCTTGCCCAGAGTGTCTTCAATGATCCGGGCAAGAATTTCGACCACTTCGCCCTGCTCATTCTTGATGACCTCATCGGCCTCGATCACGTAGGCATTGCGCAAACGTACGCGTTTGCCGAGCACCAGCCGTTTGTATTTCTTGTTCGCTTCTTCGCGGAAGTCGTCCTGCTCAATATACAGCGTGTGGGTAAACGGCAGCACCCGCTCACTGAAGTCATCCCGGTTTGGATGCCCCGGAGCACGCATTTCCTCAACACGGTCTGACGGGTAGTTGGTCAGCGTCACCTTGAGCGGATGCAACACACACATGGCGCGGGGGGCATTCTTGTCCAGATGATCCCGCACCGCGTACTCAAGCATGCCCACGTCCACCACGCTGTCCGAGCGGGTAACACCAATGGCGGTGCAGAAATTACGCAGCGCTTCCGGCGGATAGCCTCGTCGGCGCATACCGGAAATGGTGGGCATACGCGGATCGTCCCAGCCGTCGACGTGCCCTTCATCCACCAACTGCTTCAACTTGCGCTTGCTGGTAATGGTGTAGTTCACATTCAGGCGCGCAAATTCATACTGTCGGGGCCTGGCGGGCACAGGAAGATTTTCGATAAACCAGTCGTATAGAGGCCGATGATCTTCGAATTCGAGTGTGCAGATGGAATGGGTAATACCCTCCAGCGCATCACTCTGCCCGTGAGCGAAGTCATAGGATGGGTAGATGCTCCAGGTGTCTCCGGTATGATGATGGCGCGCTTTTTTAATCCGGTAAATGATCGGGTCACGCAGGTTCATGTTGGGCGCGGCCATATCTATTTTGGCTCGCAGCACACACTCACCTTCCGCAAATTCCCCCCGACGCATTTTTTCAAACCGTTCCAGGTTCTCTTCCACGGAACGATCCCGGTAAGGACTGTTGCGCCCCGGTTCGGTGAGCGTGCCGCGGAACTCGCGCGCCTGATCCGGACTCAGGTCACAGACATAGGCCTTGCCCTCACGAATCAGGTGCAACGCCCAG is a window of Marinimicrobium sp. C6131 DNA encoding:
- a CDS encoding META domain-containing protein, encoding MRLIQALMLATLALSSLSACQSFHAAGQGRPVPALADFQGTWQVVSLGGDGLDAASHAFLEFSEPPRLTGNGGCNRFFGVYHYDASGLRIDSSLGSTRMACAATVMVQEEQMFQLLPQATAVQLSEPDTLVLKDAEGTELLRAIRQP
- the cysS gene encoding cysteine--tRNA ligase, producing the protein MTLHLYNTLTRQKEAFQPIRPGRISMYVCGVTVYDYCHLGHARVLVVFDVIARFLRSQGWELTYVRNLTDIDDKILRRAEENGEPYQSLTARFIDAAHEDEAKLGIVPPDFEPRATAHIDDILAMVKTLIDKDFAYVASNGDVYYRVSRFKDYGRLSNKNPDELLAGARIDVDEAKEDPRDFALWKHAEADEAGWDSPWGRGRPGWHIECSAMSKHCLGEHFDIHGGGPDLPFPHHENEIAQSEAANGCHYVNYWIHAGALRVDGEKMSKSLGNFFTIRDVLVKYHPEVVRYLLIGSHYRSPINYSEDSLIEARTGLERFYGALREYADVEPASMSELQDSRYYRDFVSAMNDDFNTRLALAVMYDLVRDLNSESDTETARAMAAELKALGGILGLLQDQPDRFLQAGGADAISVEQVEALIAERADAKKAKNFARADEIRDQLQAQGVVLLDSPTGTQWRRE
- a CDS encoding cytochrome C assembly family protein; this encodes MTTLLLNSLAAAMYLITGAYLIWALRQGREPHRRNLLIAVAAALVVHGIGVHQLVALPRAIELGFFRVSSLLFWVINAVVLLSSLRKPLHNLFILLLPLSAVGVIASLLGRGASGHPLVLDYALASHVLLSILAYSLLTIATLQALLLAWQNHQLKHRHPSGRVRLLPPLQTMEALLFELLWAGHLMLTLSIISGFLFLDDLFAQHLAHKTVFSLAAWVIYSVLLGGRHYLGWRGYTAIRWTLGGFLLLMLAYFGSKLVLELILGAA
- a CDS encoding glutamine--tRNA ligase/YqeY domain fusion protein, coding for MSDQSPAKGKDTKDNAGAAENRAPERPLHFIQQIIRKDLESGQVQQVVTRFPPEPNGYLHIGHAKSICLNFGMAEEFGGVCHLRFDDTNPEKENEEYVNAIKTDVQWLGFQWGGPVRYTSDYFQNLYDWALHLIREGKAYVCDLSPDQAREFRGTLTEPGRNSPYRDRSVEENLERFEKMRRGEFAEGECVLRAKIDMAAPNMNLRDPIIYRIKKARHHHTGDTWSIYPSYDFAHGQSDALEGITHSICTLEFEDHRPLYDWFIENLPVPARPRQYEFARLNVNYTITSKRKLKQLVDEGHVDGWDDPRMPTISGMRRRGYPPEALRNFCTAIGVTRSDSVVDVGMLEYAVRDHLDKNAPRAMCVLHPLKVTLTNYPSDRVEEMRAPGHPNRDDFSERVLPFTHTLYIEQDDFREEANKKYKRLVLGKRVRLRNAYVIEADEVIKNEQGEVVEILARIIEDTLGKDPADGVKPKGVIHWVSATHHLNCEVRLYDRLFSDPSPDSGGKDFLQAINPDSLKILDNCKAEISLAGAKVGNHFQFERSGYFCLDSKYSTIDKPVFNRTIELRDTWAKMDQQ
- the ffh gene encoding signal recognition particle protein; translated protein: MFNTLSDRLSESLRRVTGKARLTEDNIKDTLREVRKALLEADVALPVVKTFVAQVRSKALGQQISKALNPGEQFLKIVQEELVSVMGAANESLDLAVKPPAVILMAGLQGAGKTTSVAKLARYLKEREKKKVLVVSADVYRPAAIKQLETLAEEVGVDFFPSSAEQKPVAIADAAIAHARKQFADVVIVDTAGRLHIDDVLMEEIQALHKAVNPAETLFVIDAMIGQDAVNTAKAFNEALPLTGVVLTKADGDARGGAALSVRQVTGKPIKFLGTGEKVDALEPFHPDRIASRILGMGDLMSLIEQAEQKIDKDKADKLVKKVKKGQRFDLEDLRDQLQQMQSMGGLGSMMEKLPGMGNMAQLAQQNNLTAQFKVMETIIDSMTPFERRNPDLLNGSRKRRITMGSGTQIQDLNRLLKQYKQMSKMMKKMKGGGMSKMMRGMGGMMGGGGGMPGAGGGQLPPGFRR
- a CDS encoding HlyC/CorC family transporter, which encodes MNEAPLEILFAALIGLLVLSAFFSSSETGMMSINRYRLKHLTKKGDHRAIRVTGLLKTPDKLIGLILIGNNLVNIFAASIATVIGVRLYGDAGIAAAGLILTFVMLVFAEVTPKTLAALYPERFAFFSSWFLKPLSIILAPAVYLVNGISKSISRLFGLHKAHSGVEHLNPEELRTVVDEAGDLIPDQHQGMLLNILDLEKSTVEDIMIPRNEVEGLDLTLPVTDLLEQIRTSEYTRLPLFEGDINNVVGILHLRNAARFIRGTDDSVTLDDIRRFANEPYFVPEATPLHTQLLNFQQQKCRMALVVDEYGEVQGLVTLEDLLEEIVGDFTTNSAEESDEDIQPQDDGTYLIDGGTFIRDINRALDWDLPQDGPKTLNGLAMEYLESIPDAHIGFAIDGYQFETRELTDKMISWLRVKRVPAGN